A stretch of the Medicago truncatula cultivar Jemalong A17 chromosome 5, MtrunA17r5.0-ANR, whole genome shotgun sequence genome encodes the following:
- the LOC11407831 gene encoding metal transporter Nramp3: MSHQQPLLEQQEEEGEETAYDSSEKVVVVGTDEEEAYEAEVDSGVRIPPFSWKKLWLFSGPGFLMSIAFLDPGNLEGDLQSGAIAGYSLLWLLMWATAMGLLIQLLSARLGVATGRHLAELCRDEYPTWARIVLWLMTEVALIGSDIQEVIGSAIAIRILSNGLVPLWAGVVITALDCFIFLFLENYGVRKLEAFFAVLIAIMALSFAWMFGEAKPDGVDVLVGILVPKLSSRTIQQAVGVVGCIIMPHNVFLHSALVQSRQVDPKKKGRVQEALNYYSIESTIALVVSFIINIFVTTVFAKGFYGTEIANRIGLVNAGQYLQEKYGGGVFPILYIWGIGLLAAGQSSTITGTYAGQFIMGGFLNLKLKKWMRALITRSFAIVPTMIVALIFDSSEESLDVLNEWLNVLQSVQIPFALIPLLCLVSKERIMGTFKIGSVLKTVSWLVAALVIVINGYLLLEFFSSEVSGAVFTTVVCAITAAYVAFIIYLISSSITFSPWQSLTRSKTVTTTES; encoded by the exons ATGTCTCACCAACAACCTCTGTTAgaacaacaagaagaagaaggagaagaaacgGCTTACGATTCATCTGaaaaggttgttgttgttggaacCGACGAAGAAGAAGCCTATGAAGCCGAGGTGGACTCAGGAGTACGAATTCCACCGTTTTCATGGAAGAAACTCTGGTTATTCAGTGGACCAGGTTTTCTAATGAGTATAGCATTTTTGGATCCTGGAAACTTGGAAGGAGATCTTCAATCTGGTGCAATTGCTGGGTATTCATTGTTATGGCTTCTTATGTGGGCTACTGCTATGGGGCTTTTGATTCAGCTTTTGTCAGCAAGGTTAGGTGTTGCTACGGGAAGACATTTGGCTGAACTTTGTAGAGATGAGTATCCTACTTGGGCTAGGATTGTTCTTTGGTTGATGACTGAAGTTGCTTTAATTGGTTCTGATATTCAAGAGGTTATTGGTAGTGCCATTGCTATTAGGATTTTGAGTAATGGCCTTGTTCCTCTTTGGGCTGGTGTTGTCATTACTGCTTTAGATTG tttcatttttctctttcttgagAACTATGGTGTGAGGAAATTGGAAGCTTTTTTTGCTGTTCTGATAGCTATTATGGCTCTCTCATTTGCTTGGATGTTTGGTGAAGCAAAGCCAGATGGTGTTGATGTTCTTGTTG GTATTTTGGTTCCTAAACTTAGCTCCAGAACTATACAACAAGCTGTTGGAGTTGTTGGTTGCATTATTATGCCTCACAATGTATTCTTGCATTCTGCTCTTGTTCAATCCAGGCAGGTTGACCCCAAAAAGAAAGGCCGCGTTCAAGAAGCTCTCAATTACTACTCCATAGAGTCCACCATTGCACTTGTTGTTTcctttattattaatatatttgtcACAACTGTGTTTGCTAAGGGCTTTTATGGTACTGAAATAGCAAATAGGATCGGTCTCGTAAATGCAGGGCAGTACCTTCAGGAGAAGTATGGAGGCGGAGTATTCCCAATCCTGTATATATGGGGTATTGGGTTATTAGCAGCTGGTCAAAGTAGCACTATTACTGGTACATATGCTGGACAATTCATCATGGGTGGTTTTctgaatttgaagttgaaaaaATGGATGAGGGCGTTGATTACTCGGAGTTTCGCAATCGTCCCGACTATGATAGTTGCACTTATATTTGATTCTTCAGAGGAATCATTAGATGTTTTGAATGAATGGCTTAATGTTCTTCAGTCAGTGCAAATCCCTTTCGCATTGATTCCCTTGCTTTGTTTGGTTTCAAAGGAACGAATAATGGGCACTTTCAAGATTGGCTCTGTCCTCAAG ACTGTTTCCTGGCTTGTGGCTGCTCTAGTGATAGTGATAAATGGCTATCTTTTGCTGGAGTTCTTTTCCTCTGAAGTGAGTGGAGCAGTGTTCACCACTGTTGTGTGCGCAATAACAGCAGCATACGTTGCATTCATAATTTACCTTATATCAAGCTCCATTACATTTTCACCTTGGCAAAGTTTAACTCGATCAAAGACAGTTACCACCACGGAGAGTTGA